One genomic region from Melioribacteraceae bacterium encodes:
- a CDS encoding T9SS type A sorting domain-containing protein, whose protein sequence is MKKIFLLLALLLMVSSSFIVAQTFQVKFVVNMNIEFTKGRLTAADGVYARGNFNDWGESQLTDADGDRIYEGTFAVDPAKLEAGTNKMFYKFYHNGAGGVNTGWESDVNGGNRNAVITANTDLPAAFYNSGDFATGGTYTAVDADVNFSIDMSLPIMQGFDPAVGKVYVAGSFTDWGTGAVELTDADGDKKYTKTVQITSGTVLMYKFIFNSQGGAASAGTWESPENQPYMSDVITGDNNRIYGVIDGTNDVTRFWNNTDPNIQLASGAITFNLDMGVLEELGVYDPAVDVLQIRGGFNGWSDADRARTYMNQDPLFPEKWFLSVPFVNQEVNGTQTYKYYVVLQNPGIWLDTWERPNSTGGGDRSVTFKGETNQQELPLYYDDVHPAFFIGHGQTVSIKFRVNMTDAFDANKVAVPMEAGDKLYWLPRQPLFQRMMGWEGAEDAVEKFELTDADGDKIYEGTMTITGPLFNAFQYRYGYKKADGSWQREPTALGTAVSGRVRYIPQPASRQFTQPYTAPIDTWATDADKSSQFETWPAGLSSVRDLEFGIPTQYTLDQNYPNPFNPTTVIRFSVPNDQLVSLKIYNVLGQEVAVLVNKELKAGSYEFDFNASKMSSGIYFYQLNAGSFSSTKKMMLIK, encoded by the coding sequence ATGAAGAAAATATTCTTACTGCTCGCTTTACTGCTAATGGTTAGCTCTTCCTTTATTGTTGCACAGACTTTTCAGGTTAAGTTTGTAGTCAACATGAATATTGAATTTACGAAAGGAAGATTGACCGCTGCCGACGGCGTTTATGCCAGAGGTAATTTCAACGATTGGGGCGAGAGTCAGCTGACTGATGCTGACGGCGACAGGATTTATGAAGGAACATTTGCTGTTGATCCGGCAAAGCTTGAAGCCGGTACTAACAAAATGTTCTATAAATTCTATCACAACGGAGCCGGCGGAGTTAATACCGGCTGGGAATCTGACGTAAATGGCGGTAACCGTAATGCCGTCATTACTGCTAATACCGATTTGCCTGCTGCATTTTATAACAGCGGTGATTTTGCAACCGGCGGTACTTATACTGCTGTTGATGCTGATGTCAACTTCAGCATCGACATGTCCCTCCCGATCATGCAGGGATTCGACCCTGCAGTTGGTAAAGTCTATGTAGCCGGTAGCTTTACTGATTGGGGAACCGGTGCGGTTGAATTGACCGATGCCGATGGTGATAAAAAGTACACTAAAACAGTTCAAATTACATCTGGTACTGTTCTTATGTACAAATTTATCTTCAACAGCCAGGGCGGAGCAGCAAGCGCAGGTACATGGGAAAGCCCTGAAAACCAACCTTATATGAGCGATGTTATTACAGGCGATAATAACAGAATCTACGGTGTTATTGACGGTACTAATGATGTTACAAGATTCTGGAACAACACCGACCCAAATATTCAGCTTGCTTCCGGTGCTATTACCTTTAACCTCGATATGGGTGTTCTTGAAGAACTCGGCGTTTACGATCCTGCGGTTGATGTTCTCCAGATCAGAGGAGGTTTTAACGGATGGAGCGATGCTGACCGCGCAAGAACTTATATGAATCAGGATCCTTTATTCCCTGAAAAATGGTTCCTCTCGGTTCCGTTTGTTAATCAGGAAGTAAACGGTACCCAAACTTATAAGTATTATGTCGTTCTCCAGAATCCGGGCATCTGGCTCGATACCTGGGAAAGACCGAACTCAACAGGTGGCGGCGACCGTTCTGTTACATTTAAAGGTGAAACTAATCAGCAGGAACTTCCTCTCTATTACGATGACGTTCACCCAGCCTTCTTCATCGGACACGGACAAACTGTATCAATCAAATTCCGCGTTAATATGACCGATGCATTTGATGCCAACAAAGTTGCTGTTCCTATGGAAGCCGGCGATAAATTGTACTGGCTGCCGCGTCAACCTCTGTTCCAGAGAATGATGGGTTGGGAAGGCGCTGAAGATGCTGTTGAAAAATTTGAGCTGACGGATGCCGACGGCGATAAGATCTACGAAGGTACAATGACTATTACCGGTCCTCTTTTCAATGCTTTTCAGTACCGTTACGGTTACAAAAAAGCTGACGGAAGCTGGCAGAGAGAGCCCACCGCTCTTGGTACAGCTGTTTCCGGTAGAGTCCGTTATATCCCTCAGCCCGCTTCGAGACAGTTTACTCAGCCTTACACCGCTCCTATCGATACATGGGCAACAGATGCAGACAAATCCTCGCAGTTCGAAACATGGCCGGCTGGATTATCAAGTGTCCGCGATCTTGAATTCGGAATACCGACTCAGTATACACTTGATCAGAATTATCCTAATCCGTTCAACCCGACAACAGTTATCAGATTCAGCGTACCGAATGATCAATTGGTAAGCCTTAAAATCTATAACGTTCTCGGTCAGGAAGTAGCTGTTCTCGTTAATAAAGAATTGAAGGCAGGTTCTTATGAATTTGATTTCAATGCTTCCAAAATGAGCAGCGGAATTTACTTCTATCAGCTTAATGCAGGCAGCTTCTCATCAACAAAGAAGATGATGCTCATTAAGTAA
- a CDS encoding PorV/PorQ family protein: MSGKKILLILIAAAVLSPVAAQKVTKTGTTAAKFLSIGIGPRANAMGTAYSAVANDASAMYWNPSGIAGISQYQAVFTYTKMFADINVNYFGLVIPAGDIGVFGINVTALNVGEMDVTTEYYPEGTGEKFSAGSYAFGFTFAKFITQDFAVGATIKYIREGIYNSSADGFGIDIGTIYTTPFYGIKFASSISNYGSKLRMSGDDLLIRHDPDPQRAGNNQTLDAYYKTDEFELPLRLQVGLSRDFIIMDQHRLTLAVDAVHPNDNNQWVNIGGEISLFDNLISLRGGYKSLFLKDTQEGLTLGAGINYGGLGVFRISVDYSYEKMEYLDHLHSFGIVIGF; encoded by the coding sequence ATGTCAGGTAAAAAAATATTATTGATTTTAATTGCGGCTGCAGTCCTTTCCCCTGTGGCAGCCCAGAAGGTTACCAAGACCGGAACAACTGCTGCAAAATTCCTGAGTATCGGTATTGGGCCAAGGGCGAATGCTATGGGCACCGCATATAGTGCTGTTGCTAACGATGCTTCTGCTATGTACTGGAACCCTTCCGGAATTGCGGGAATCAGTCAGTATCAGGCCGTATTCACTTATACAAAAATGTTCGCCGATATTAACGTTAATTATTTTGGTCTGGTTATTCCAGCAGGTGATATTGGTGTGTTCGGTATTAATGTTACCGCGCTTAATGTTGGTGAGATGGATGTAACAACAGAATACTATCCCGAAGGAACTGGCGAAAAATTCTCTGCCGGTAGTTATGCTTTCGGCTTTACTTTCGCAAAATTTATTACCCAGGATTTTGCGGTTGGCGCTACAATCAAATACATTAGGGAAGGTATCTACAATTCGAGTGCGGATGGATTCGGAATTGATATCGGTACTATTTATACAACTCCGTTCTACGGTATCAAATTTGCTTCGAGCATATCCAACTACGGTTCGAAGCTTCGTATGAGCGGCGACGATCTTTTAATCCGTCACGATCCTGATCCGCAGCGTGCGGGAAATAACCAGACCCTGGATGCTTACTACAAAACAGATGAATTTGAATTACCATTAAGACTTCAGGTAGGCCTCTCTCGCGATTTTATTATTATGGATCAGCACAGGCTTACGCTGGCTGTTGACGCGGTTCATCCGAACGATAATAATCAGTGGGTGAATATTGGCGGCGAAATCTCTCTCTTCGATAATCTCATTTCTCTAAGAGGAGGTTACAAGAGTTTGTTCCTTAAAGATACTCAGGAAGGATTAACTCTCGGCGCCGGTATTAACTACGGCGGTCTTGGAGTCTTCAGAATCTCGGTCGATTATTCTTACGAGAAGATGGAGTATCTCGATCATCTACACAGTTTTGGAATTGTTATTGGTTTTTAA